The Paenibacillus sp. FSL H7-0357 nucleotide sequence ATTGGCTGCACAGCGGGCTACAAAGGAAGAAATCAGTCTGCTAGAGGCTTCTATTGCCAGTCAGAGCGAGCTTTTATCACAAAATATCATTCCCTATGAAGAAGACCGTGAATTTCATACTTTACTAGCGCTTACGGCGCGTAATCAGGTATTGCTCCATGCGGCTCAGCTGGTATGGCAAACCGGCAAAGATTTCCTGGAAACCGCCTATATTCGCCGTACGGTGGGCAGCGAGCTTGTGGTTGATCACCGTAAAATTCTGGATGCCGTTGCTGCGGGTTCACCTGAGCAGGCGGAAGCGGCAATGGTTATGCATATCAATCAAATGATAGAGGATGTCAAACGTTATTACGCTATCCAAAATCAGGAACAGCGCAATTCGTAAATGCTTTGAATAAAGGAGTGGAAATTGTGGAGATCCATTACCGCTTAGGCATAGATATTGGCGGAACCTTTACGGATGCCATTGTTACAGACGGGCAGGGCCAGATTGTCGCGGCGCTCAAAATACCCTCGATAGCTGATGCTCCCGAACAGGCGATATTCCAGGCATTAGACCAGCTGCAGTCGAAGGGAGTGGACACACGCAAAATTGAACTCTTCGTGCATGGCACTACGCTTGGCGTAAACACGCTGATCGAACGCAGTGGTGCAGTTACCGGGCTGCTCGTGACCAAGGGTTTCCGGGATGTACTCGAAATACGCCGCTTACGGCTTGAGAATACAACTAACCTCTATGGGGATAAAGCGCTGCCGCTTGTCCCGCGCCAGCTTGTAAAAGAAATCGATGAACGTCAGCTCGCAGACAGCAGAGTGCTCACCCCGCTGGACCCGCACCAACTGCTCCAGGCAGTGGATGAATTGGTGCAGGAGGGGGTTACGGCACTAGCCATCAGCTTCCTGCATTCTTATGCCAATGCCGGGCATGAGCAATTGGCCGAACAGCTGATCCGTGAGTGTTATCCGCAACTGCTCATCTGTAGAAGCAGTGCAATCTGGCCGCAGCAGCGAGAGTTCGAGCGGACGCTGGCCACGGTGATGAATGCTTATGTAGGCGAACGGATGGGGTCTTATTTCAAGCGTCTGCAAGAAGGAATCGGACCCTATGGCGTATCGGCGACGCTGCTGTCCACCATGTCAAACGGTGGTATGATGACCGCTGCCCGCGCTGCGGCCGAGCCAGTAAGGACGCTCCTGTCCGGTCCTGCCTCGGGTGTGATTGGCGCAACCTTTATCGCGGAGCAGGCAGGTATTAACCAGGTCGTTACCTTCGACATGGGCGGGACAAGCGTAGATGTCGCCTTAATTGACAAGGAGCCTACCTACTCCACAGAGAATCAGGTGGGCGATTTCCCGGTTATCATTCCTGCGGTAGATGTGACCGCCATCGGAGCGGGCGGAGGCTCGATCGCCTGGGTTGATTCGGTCGGGGTATTGAAGGTAGGGCCGCGCAGTGCAGGCGCCAAGCCGGGCCCGGCGTGCTACAACCGCGGCGGCAAGCAGGCGACAACCACTGATGCCTATTTGCATTTGGGCATTCTGCAGGCAGACCGTTTTCTCGGCGGCCAGATGCAGCTGTTCCCTGAACTGGCTGAACAGGCGCTTACGATTTTGGGTGACCAGCTCGGGCTGACTGCCAAGCAGACGGCGCAGGCCATTCTGGATGTGGCCACCGCGAATATGTATGCCCAATTCTCACCGCTGATGGCGCGAAAAGGAGTCGATCCCCGTGACTTCACTCTGCTTGCCTATGGGGGCGCGGGCCCGATGCATGCTTTTCTGATGACGCGTGAAGTTGGCATCCGCCGGGTGTTGATTCCACCTTCTCCTGGAACGCTTTGTGCTCTGGGCTGTACGGTTGCCAATTTGCGCAACGACTTTGTCTTCACACTTCACAAGCGCAGCCGTGGACTGGATGCCGGAGAACTTCAGACACATTTTTATTCGCTTGAGCAGCAAGGACGCCGCTGGATCGAGGATGAGGCCAAGGGGGGAGTAACTCTGGGCGGTACATACGTCATTTACAGCGCGGATATGCGATATGAAGGACAGGCATTTGATCTGGAGGTTACTCTCTCAGATTCTGATATTTCTGATCCTGAAGAAGCGGAGATTAAATTCCACCGCAAATATGAATCCGTCTTCGGAATCAGCCAGCCGGAGGCGGAAGTCATGTTCGTCAATCTGCGGGCAAGTATCGTCGGGCTTCTGCCAAGTAAGATTAGGGCAGCTTCTCCGCAGGTAGCAGGCAGTGGAAAACCTGTGGAGTCCCGGGGAATCACGTTTGACGGATTGGATTACCAGGCTAAGGTGCTTAATCGGGAGCATCTGAACACAGATACAAGAATCTCCGGTCCGGCTATCCTTGAGGAATATGATACGACGGTGTTTGTACCTCCCGGCTACACAATACACAGAGATGCTAACGGAAATATTATCGGGGAGGCAGATCTATGATTACGGATAAAGTCTTCCTCGAAATCTTCAACAACCGGATTCAGGCAGCAGTAGAGGAAATGGCCAACGTCGTCCTGCGCACCGGCTTTACCGCCTTTGTCAAAGAAACGGGTGATTTCGGCACCTACCTGTTATCGCCGGAAGGCGAGACGTTCGGCTCTCCGCTGAATACGGGATACAACCTCTCCCTGGGAATTCCTGCGGCTACCGCCATCAAGGCAATACACCAGTGGCAGGAAGGTGACATAGTCATCTGCAACGACCCCTATACCACTGGGGGGATGGTGACCCATCTGCCGGATATTCACCTGATTAAGCCTTATTTCCATGACGGCAGGATCATTGCTTTTGGACTTTGCTTCGTACATTCTTCGGATGTCGGCGGAAAGGTTCCGGGCAGCGTATCGCCAAGCGCTTATGACATACATATGGAGGGCATCCGGATTGCGCCGGTCAAGCTGTATGAGGCTGGCTGTATGAATGAGCAGGTGCTCCGGCTGCTGCTGGACAACAGCCGGATCCCCGAGCAGAATCTTGGCGATCTCAAGGCGCTTATGGCTGCGCTGAACAGAGGGGAGCAGCGGCTGAAGGAACTCATCGGCAGATATGGGGCGGAGCAGGTGGAGCAAGGCATTGAGAATCTTCTGGAGTATGCGGAGCTTAAAGCCCGGGCGATCATTCAGGATATCCCCGACGGCTCCTATGACTTCTGGGACTATCTGGAGAAGGGGCCCGGCGGCTATCCGATCCGGCTGCGCTGCCGCATGACAATTACCGGCACGGATATCTATCTGGACTTTAGCGGAACCGACCCGCAGGTTAGAGCTTCGTTTAATATTCCGACGCATAACCAGCAAGGGCACTATATGCTTGTGCCGGCGTTGATCCGCTACTTCCGGACACTGGATCCGGCGATTCCATGGAATTCCGGGATGGTGCGGATGGTGCGCAACTACGCGCCTCCGGCATCGGTGCTCAATCCGGAACCGATGGCGGCGGTAGGTGCGCGAGCGGCGACCTTTATCCGGGTGATGGATGTCATTACAGGGGCGCTGAGCCAGGCGCAGAGCAGCAAGGTGCCGGCTGCTGGAGCAGGTCAAGCCTGCATTGTGATGATGGCAATGACCGATGCTTCCGATGGCAAGAGCAAAGTTGGTGTAATTCAGCCGATCTGTGGCGGATCAGGGGCAAGACCGATGAAGGACGGGATTGACGGGATGGATTTCGCCGTAGGCCATTTGCGGAATATTCCGGCTGAAACGGTTGAGGCGGAGATGCCTGTACTGATTGAACGTTACGGTTTAAGAGCGGATTCAGCCGGAGCCGGCAAATTCAGAGGCGGCAGTGGCATTGACCTGCGCGTCAGGATTCTCAGTCCGGATACCGTGATGACCGCAAGAAATATGGAACGGATGGAATTCCAGCCCTGGGGCCGCTTGGGAGGTGGTGTAGGTAATCATGGAGAAGCGATATTTAATGAAGGCCGGCCAGATGAACGCAACCTTGGCCGGATTGATGAGCTTTTGCTACAACCGGGAGATACCGTGACTTTTCTGTCCCAGGGCGGCGGCGGATATGGAAATCCTTATGAACGGGACCCTGCATTCGTACGGAATGATGTGCAGAAAGGACTTTTGTCGGAAGATCAGGCGCGTGAACAATACGGCGTAGTGCTAAATTCAAATGGCAAAACCTTTGATGAAGCATCCACTAAGCTGCTGCGTAATGGACGCAGTAAGAATCGGGAAGCTTTCAGCTTCGGGGGAGCCAGGACTGCGTTTGAAACGGTCTGGACAGATAAAATGCAGCTCGCCGTGAACGCTGCTCTGAGCAGCTATCCGCTGGCACTTCGGGATTATTTGAAGAGACAGACGATGGCAGAAGCTGAGTCCAGAGTTGCTGCGGGGCATCCAGTTTCGGCTTCAGCAATACCAGAGATCATGGAAGAATTGCGCAGGGGAATAGGGCTGCGCTGATGACAACAGCGGCTATGACCGGAAGGCGACAAAATTAGGAATTATATTAAATAACCTGAAGGAGAGAACCGAATGAGTACTCAAAAACCTAAACGCTCTTATATCTTACCGGCAATGTCGCTTGCCATGATTGTGGCACTGTCAGCTTGTGGAGGGGGAAGCAACGCGAATAATGCTACTGGAAACAATGTTGCTAA carries:
- a CDS encoding FCD domain-containing protein: MALESHHLQLEYEFLKALRNAEVPLGASTLVHTLGKKYELSQATIGRKLMEFDFEGYTVLKGRKGRILTEKGTRRIAYLEKELHQKNVNSQFLQLLNNSGESALVDVLVARRALEREIAALAAQRATKEEISLLEASIASQSELLSQNIIPYEEDREFHTLLALTARNQVLLHAAQLVWQTGKDFLETAYIRRTVGSELVVDHRKILDAVAAGSPEQAEAAMVMHINQMIEDVKRYYAIQNQEQRNS
- a CDS encoding hydantoinase/oxoprolinase family protein produces the protein MEIHYRLGIDIGGTFTDAIVTDGQGQIVAALKIPSIADAPEQAIFQALDQLQSKGVDTRKIELFVHGTTLGVNTLIERSGAVTGLLVTKGFRDVLEIRRLRLENTTNLYGDKALPLVPRQLVKEIDERQLADSRVLTPLDPHQLLQAVDELVQEGVTALAISFLHSYANAGHEQLAEQLIRECYPQLLICRSSAIWPQQREFERTLATVMNAYVGERMGSYFKRLQEGIGPYGVSATLLSTMSNGGMMTAARAAAEPVRTLLSGPASGVIGATFIAEQAGINQVVTFDMGGTSVDVALIDKEPTYSTENQVGDFPVIIPAVDVTAIGAGGGSIAWVDSVGVLKVGPRSAGAKPGPACYNRGGKQATTTDAYLHLGILQADRFLGGQMQLFPELAEQALTILGDQLGLTAKQTAQAILDVATANMYAQFSPLMARKGVDPRDFTLLAYGGAGPMHAFLMTREVGIRRVLIPPSPGTLCALGCTVANLRNDFVFTLHKRSRGLDAGELQTHFYSLEQQGRRWIEDEAKGGVTLGGTYVIYSADMRYEGQAFDLEVTLSDSDISDPEEAEIKFHRKYESVFGISQPEAEVMFVNLRASIVGLLPSKIRAASPQVAGSGKPVESRGITFDGLDYQAKVLNREHLNTDTRISGPAILEEYDTTVFVPPGYTIHRDANGNIIGEADL
- a CDS encoding hydantoinase B/oxoprolinase family protein, whose product is MITDKVFLEIFNNRIQAAVEEMANVVLRTGFTAFVKETGDFGTYLLSPEGETFGSPLNTGYNLSLGIPAATAIKAIHQWQEGDIVICNDPYTTGGMVTHLPDIHLIKPYFHDGRIIAFGLCFVHSSDVGGKVPGSVSPSAYDIHMEGIRIAPVKLYEAGCMNEQVLRLLLDNSRIPEQNLGDLKALMAALNRGEQRLKELIGRYGAEQVEQGIENLLEYAELKARAIIQDIPDGSYDFWDYLEKGPGGYPIRLRCRMTITGTDIYLDFSGTDPQVRASFNIPTHNQQGHYMLVPALIRYFRTLDPAIPWNSGMVRMVRNYAPPASVLNPEPMAAVGARAATFIRVMDVITGALSQAQSSKVPAAGAGQACIVMMAMTDASDGKSKVGVIQPICGGSGARPMKDGIDGMDFAVGHLRNIPAETVEAEMPVLIERYGLRADSAGAGKFRGGSGIDLRVRILSPDTVMTARNMERMEFQPWGRLGGGVGNHGEAIFNEGRPDERNLGRIDELLLQPGDTVTFLSQGGGGYGNPYERDPAFVRNDVQKGLLSEDQAREQYGVVLNSNGKTFDEASTKLLRNGRSKNREAFSFGGARTAFETVWTDKMQLAVNAALSSYPLALRDYLKRQTMAEAESRVAAGHPVSASAIPEIMEELRRGIGLR